A genomic region of Metopolophium dirhodum isolate CAU chromosome 1, ASM1992520v1, whole genome shotgun sequence contains the following coding sequences:
- the LOC132932516 gene encoding KRAB-A domain-containing protein 2-like: MSERFYTELNELLLLKDGKKKKKTSRDYWMLQRYDILVVQQIKKLIFPVNADGKILFYVNEEELYEILKTTHESIGHGGRDRMMSELSRKNKNITRCDVEVFLQLCEPCQQKQKGVKKGVVVKPIISPEFNSRCVDLIDFQSHPDGKYKFILVYQDHLTKFIILKPLEYKRAEEVAFNLIDIFTLIGAPSILQSDNGREFSNNIVSNLKDMWPELKIVHGKPRHSQSQGSVERANQDVENMLTTWMQTEKNSHWSQGLRFIQLMKNRALHSGIKMSPYEALFGCKVKVGLSTSNLPKEVVDNL; this comes from the exons atgtctgaACGTTTCTATACCGAATTAA ACGAGTTACTGCTGCTTAAAGAtggtaaaaagaaaaagaaaacatCACGTGATTACTGGATGCTTCaaag ATACGACATTCTGGttgtacaacaaataaaaaaattaatttttcctgtAAATGCTGAtggcaaaatattattttatgttaatgaaGAGGAACTTTATGAAATTCTAAAAACTACACATGAATCAATTGGTCATGGTGGTCGTGACAGGATGATGTCTGAACtttcaagaaaaaataaaaatattactcggTGTGATGTAGAAGTTTTTTTACAGTTATGTGAACCATGTCAACAGAAACAAAAAGGCGTTAAAAAAGGAGTAGTGGTTAAGCCTATTATTTCACCAGAATTCAATTCTCGATGTGTTGACCTCATTGATTTTCAGTCACACCCAgatggaaaatataaatttatattagtataccaAGACCACCTTACCAAATTTATAATTCTTAAGCCACTTGAATATAAACGAGCAGAGGAAGTAGCATTCAACCTCATAGATATTTTTACGCTAATAGGAGCTCCATCAATCCTACAATCTGATAACGGACGTGAATTCTCAAATAACATAGTATCTAACTTAAAAGACATGTGGCCTGAACTTAAAATTGTTCACGGTAAGCCAAGGCACAGCCAAAGTCAGGGGAGTGTTGAAAGAGCGAATCAAGACGTCGAGAATATGCTTACAACATGGAtgcaaacagaaaaaaattctcattGGAGTCAAGGATTAAGATTCAttcaattaatgaaaaatagggCATTACATTCTGGGATTAAGATGTCACCATATGAGGCACTATTTGGTTGTAAAGTCAAGGTTGGGCTTAGTACATCAAATTTACCGAAAGAAGTAGtcgacaatttataa
- the LOC132932513 gene encoding uncharacterized protein LOC132932513, whose translation MDKVTFQHDVDYNNMTNPTKDQVWEADKKSMLAAMNTTDKYYGNIATIVGLGLKNIAERTHEAITGSYSAIYPQCGSEQPDQQNKDKGAKGAESKGNAEPPDTTTKSTNNTDSSRQLRTDHQHVDNVDNNFLTSGNNMETPTSSSKRAADSPAEYSFNKKSNMVLPGTANATASDSDTGNPSAENAVLPIPTHITTGYTMVFKKCHSFISYGLAWKMLDLSSTVKGLHVVTTSLNHIPVEYPFLYLSPSEYKLVSTTPGSLCKHVKVNVVMRNPRTAF comes from the exons ATGGACAAGGTCACGTTCCAACACGATGtcgattataacaatatgaccAACCCGACAAAAGATCAAGTATGGGAAGCAGATAAAAAATCAATGTTGGCAGCAATGAATACTACCGATAAATACTATGGTAACATTGCCACAATTGTTGGCCTTGGGCTCAAAAACATAGCAGAACGTACACACGAAGCGATTACCGGCAGTTACAGCGCAATATACCCACAGTGCGGTAGTGAACAACCTG ATCAACAGAACAAGGACAAAGGCGCAAAAGGAGCAGAGTCCAAGGGTAATGCAGAACCACCTGATACCACAACAAAATCAACAAATAACACTGACTCGAGCCGACAATTGCGTACTGATCACCAGCACGTCGATAACgtcgataataattttttaactagcGGTAATAATATGGAGACACCTACATCGTCGTCCAAGAGGGCTGCTGATTCCCCAGCGGAATATTCTTTCAACAAGAAATCCAATATGGTTTTACCTGGTACTGCTAACGCCACTGCTTCTGACAGTGATACGGGAAATCCCAGTGCTGAAAATGCTGTATTACCTATACCCACACACATTACAACAGGTTATACTATGGTATTCAAAAAATGTCATTCATTTATATCATACGGATTGGCTTGGAAAATGTTGGACTTATCTTCTACAGTAAAAGGATTGCACGTGGTAACAACGTCGTTAAATCACATACCGGTTGAATAtccatttttgtatttatcgcCCAGCGAATACAAGCTAGTGAGTACTACACCAGGTTCGTTGTGTAAACACGTAAAAGTGAACGTCGTAATGCGTAATCCGCGAACGGCCTTCTAA
- the LOC132932514 gene encoding uncharacterized protein LOC132932514: MSGEQASDSTFTIQQELKLEYNQVMDILISQISWRFEALSNIANDFEFLSGFHLNTLSIEDLKKHAAVLVLKYSSDLNSELLNEIECFKYQGEAIIPNLKMATYLDILNGIKTYELSSVYPNLVIAYRLLLTFPVTVASGERSFSKLKLIKTYLRSTMTQERLSNLAILSIENKITQTINFDDVIENFASIKSRKISL, from the coding sequence atgagTGGTGAACAAGCATCTGATTCAACATTTACTATACAACAGGAACTTAAATTGGAGTACAACCAAGttatggacattttaatttcacaaaTATCTTGGCGTTTTGAAGCATTGTCGAACATTGCTAACGATTTTGAATTTCTTTCTGGGTTCCATCTTAATACGTTGTCGATTGAAGATCTTAAAAAACACGCTGCTGttctagttttaaaatatagttcagACCTGAATAGTGAATTACTGAATGAAATTGAATGTTTTAAGTATCAAGGAGAAGcgattatacctaatttaaaaatggcaaCTTATTTAGACATATTAAATGGCATAAAAACATATGAACTAAGCTCAGTGTATCCAAATTTAGTTATCGCTTACAGACTATTACTTACTTTTCCTGTAACTGTTGCATCTGGGGAAAGATCATTcagtaaacttaaattaatcaaaacataTCTCCGTTCAACCATGACTCAAGAAAGATTATCGAATCTTGCTATACTgtcaatagaaaataaaataacacaaactATCAATTTTGATGATGTTATTGAAAATTTTGCATCGATCAAATCTCGAAAAATAAGTTTATGA